A genome region from Carassius gibelio isolate Cgi1373 ecotype wild population from Czech Republic chromosome A23, carGib1.2-hapl.c, whole genome shotgun sequence includes the following:
- the LOC127944184 gene encoding troponin T, cardiac muscle isoforms-like, which produces MLPNLVPPKIPDGERVDFDDIHRKRMEKDLNELQTLIEAHFESRKKEEEELISLKDRIEKRRSERAEQQRIRSERDRERQRRLEEERARKEEEEAKKRAEDDAKKKKTLTSLHFGGYMQKIERRSGKKQTEREKKKKILSDRRKSLDIDNASDSALREKAKELWSWMRQLEAEKFELQYQFTKQKYEINVLRNRVSDHQKTSKRTKRGLRK; this is translated from the exons ATGTTGCCGAACCTGGTGCCCCCAAAGATTCCAGATGGAGAACgagttgattttgat GACATCCATCGTAAACGTATGGAGAAAGACCTGAATGAGCTCCAGACTCTGATTGAAGCTCACTTTGAAAGCCgtaagaaggaggaggaggaactCATCAGTCTTAAAGACAGGATT GAGAAACGGCGCTCGGAGCGAGCGGAGCAGCAGAGGATCCGCAGCGAGCGCGACAGGGAACGACAGAGGCGTCTGGAG GAGGAAAGAGCTcgcaaggaggaagaggaagccaAAAAGAGAGCGGAGGACGAtgccaagaagaagaagacgctcACCAGTCTGCACTTCGGTGGTTACATGCAGAAG ATAGAGAGACGGAGTGGAAAGAaacagactgagagagagaagaagaaaaagattcTTAGTGATCGCCGCAAATCTTTGGACATCGACAATGCCAGCGACTCTGCTCTCAG GGAGAAAGCAAAGGAACTGTGGAGCTGGATGCGTCAACTGGAAGCAGAGAAGTTTGAGTTACAGTACCAGTTTACCAAACAGAAATATGAG ATCAATGTCCTGAGGAACAGAGTCAGTGACCACCAGAAAAC